In the genome of Deinococcus deserti VCD115, one region contains:
- a CDS encoding IS982-like element ISDds4 family transposase, with protein sequence MARYRLHHSLGRRRVIRTLWRWGRKHFSDQKSCRHQKVTDAFLVALLLSRYVFKHPYPSIWWNILGEDRPNLPSYTQAFTRGQRLLEHLEALVSPPLPCTEVVVDSMPLPVCRPKRGKRCAFPGARWGFGTQGDFFGFKLHAWVSPAGQVMQYLIRPANLHDTTVAYELNRRWVDFAGPQIIGDKGYCALGFIYPPKKNTRYDTGWRENRHPRLRKRIETVFSQLVESQIRSVQTKTLTSLRFRVVLAILAHNLMQP encoded by the coding sequence ATGGCTAGATACCGACTCCACCACAGTTTAGGCCGTCGTCGCGTTATCCGCACCCTCTGGCGTTGGGGCAGAAAGCATTTCAGCGACCAGAAGAGTTGCCGACACCAGAAGGTGACAGATGCGTTCCTCGTCGCGCTTCTCCTGTCGCGGTATGTCTTCAAACATCCGTACCCGTCTATCTGGTGGAACATCCTGGGCGAAGATCGTCCGAACCTTCCCAGTTACACCCAGGCGTTCACACGCGGCCAACGTCTCCTGGAGCATCTTGAGGCTCTCGTCAGTCCACCTTTGCCCTGTACAGAAGTTGTGGTGGACTCAATGCCACTGCCAGTGTGTCGTCCGAAACGAGGGAAACGCTGCGCATTTCCTGGTGCGCGGTGGGGTTTCGGGACCCAGGGCGATTTCTTCGGCTTCAAACTCCACGCCTGGGTCTCACCCGCTGGCCAGGTGATGCAGTACCTCATCCGACCAGCCAACCTGCACGACACGACCGTCGCCTACGAGCTTAACCGACGCTGGGTAGACTTCGCTGGACCCCAAATAATCGGGGATAAGGGGTACTGCGCGCTGGGGTTCATCTACCCACCCAAGAAAAACACGCGCTACGACACCGGGTGGCGGGAAAACCGCCACCCGAGATTACGCAAACGCATCGAGACCGTGTTTTCTCAATTGGTCGAGTCTCAGATCCGCTCTGTGCAAACCAAAACCCTAACCTCATTGCGCTTCCGCGTCGTCCTGGCGATACTCGCCCACAACCTCATGCAACCCTAA
- a CDS encoding HAD hydrolase family protein codes for MRRPCRTRRWAGQGVAVCNAHPDLRRVADEVTGSNDEEGVAQVIERLLLSSRRV; via the coding sequence GTGCGCCGCCCATGCCGAACGCGACGTTGGGCGGGCCAAGGGGTAGCTGTCTGCAACGCGCACCCGGACCTCCGGCGCGTTGCAGACGAAGTCACGGGAAGCAACGATGAAGAGGGCGTGGCGCAGGTCATCGAACGTCTACTGCTCTCCAGCAGGAGGGTCTGA
- a CDS encoding BMP family lipoprotein, with amino-acid sequence MKKSMMLVCFMALSLADAQSQVTVGLVLDAGGKNDRSFNQAAYEGALRAKRDFGVDIEIFEPAKNGDLNPGINKFSKAGKNLIIGVGFVANAGITAAAKAYPKSNFAVVDDLPEGDNTTGLRFREQEGSFLVGYLAARTSSTGVVGFVGGMNVPVIKKFEAGFKAGVKFSCPDCKVLVQYVGDTPAAWNNPAKAKTIAGSMKAQGADIIFAAAGGSGKGVIDYVNKTQCLKRTDLPKDLAFKHNQYAGVAKSAGYKAACAGDTRPMFFIGVDSNQNHLGDTDTKSKTLNHGLTSMVKRVDNAVYAQIRDMVHGEPWRKGDRNFSLENDGVEYALDSYNRALVPATLQKQLQTVQRLILNGTIKVPKE; translated from the coding sequence ATGAAAAAAAGTATGATGCTTGTTTGCTTTATGGCACTTAGTCTTGCCGACGCACAAAGTCAAGTCACTGTCGGCCTTGTTCTTGACGCCGGCGGCAAAAACGATCGCAGTTTCAATCAGGCCGCATACGAAGGTGCACTTCGTGCCAAGCGCGACTTTGGCGTGGACATTGAAATCTTCGAGCCTGCCAAGAATGGCGACTTGAACCCAGGCATCAACAAGTTTAGCAAGGCAGGCAAAAACCTGATTATTGGCGTGGGTTTTGTTGCCAATGCTGGCATTACCGCTGCCGCCAAGGCCTACCCCAAGAGCAACTTTGCCGTGGTGGACGATCTGCCCGAGGGAGACAACACCACTGGACTGCGTTTCCGTGAGCAGGAAGGCAGCTTTCTGGTCGGCTACCTTGCCGCGCGCACCAGCAGCACCGGCGTGGTCGGATTTGTCGGAGGCATGAACGTTCCAGTCATCAAGAAATTCGAAGCAGGGTTCAAAGCCGGCGTGAAGTTCAGCTGCCCCGACTGCAAGGTGCTGGTTCAGTATGTGGGTGATACGCCCGCTGCCTGGAACAACCCCGCCAAGGCCAAAACCATCGCGGGCAGCATGAAAGCCCAGGGTGCCGACATTATCTTCGCCGCGGCCGGCGGCAGCGGTAAAGGCGTCATCGACTACGTCAACAAGACCCAGTGCCTCAAGCGCACCGACCTGCCCAAAGACCTGGCCTTCAAGCACAACCAGTACGCCGGCGTTGCCAAAAGCGCCGGGTACAAGGCTGCCTGCGCCGGCGACACCCGCCCAATGTTCTTTATCGGGGTAGACAGTAACCAGAACCACCTGGGAGACACCGATACCAAGAGTAAAACCCTGAACCATGGCCTGACCAGTATGGTCAAGCGTGTGGACAACGCGGTCTATGCCCAGATCCGTGACATGGTGCACGGCGAGCCCTGGCGCAAAGGCGACCGCAACTTCAGCCTGGAAAACGACGGCGTCGAATATGCCCTGGACAGCTACAACCGCGCTCTGGTGCCCGCTACTCTTCAGAAGCAGCTCCAGACCGTGCAACGCCTGATTCTCAACGGAACCATCAAGGTGCCCAAGGAATAA
- a CDS encoding DUF945 family protein: MTMKKPVKIAAISAALLLGSAGIAAVAGQQTQKDIQAQLSRTQKALNDSGMATVVSGPFQGNAFGGTQTTTITVLPESEDPLVITLNSRVYSGPFPQGKRFGAATVITNVLFEPDLQAQLDKAFGGKKIELNTLVQFGGTSTTTFKVPGGTLTDEGTTVAWQPAGGTVRAAGNQVFTAGEWPGAQVTGEELRMNFGRVQWDLKAAQAADNLGDGMGNITLAELKVSGADGADFALKGLNVRTESRGSATTFDSMVSYGIKALTVGGKDIEDIKLNLTLKNLDRSALVKLNEATRGGKTLSDRTIDGIVSEMLGAKPALVLDRLSVGTGQDEVRLNGLIGMKAPAGTDWTRVSENPELLMGLLHVKVHGEAERAALIDLLSTVAPSPEMAPELINMGEKSGMLIKEGSRIVTDVSLSEHGLMVNGQPLQ, translated from the coding sequence ATGACGATGAAAAAGCCTGTAAAAATCGCCGCCATCAGTGCAGCCCTACTTCTTGGTAGCGCTGGGATTGCCGCGGTCGCCGGTCAGCAGACCCAGAAAGATATCCAGGCCCAGCTCAGCCGCACGCAAAAAGCCCTGAATGATTCCGGCATGGCCACGGTTGTCAGCGGTCCCTTCCAGGGCAATGCCTTCGGAGGCACGCAGACCACCACTATCACGGTGTTGCCTGAAAGCGAAGATCCTTTGGTCATCACGCTCAACAGCCGGGTTTATAGCGGACCCTTTCCGCAAGGCAAACGATTCGGTGCGGCCACTGTCATCACCAACGTTTTGTTTGAGCCTGACCTTCAGGCGCAACTCGATAAAGCGTTTGGTGGCAAGAAAATCGAATTGAACACGCTTGTCCAGTTCGGTGGTACCAGCACGACCACCTTTAAAGTGCCGGGAGGGACCCTTACCGATGAAGGCACCACGGTGGCGTGGCAGCCGGCCGGAGGGACCGTACGTGCTGCTGGCAACCAGGTTTTCACGGCCGGGGAGTGGCCCGGCGCGCAGGTCACGGGCGAGGAACTGAGGATGAACTTCGGCCGGGTTCAGTGGGACCTGAAGGCTGCCCAAGCGGCTGACAATCTCGGTGATGGTATGGGAAACATCACTCTGGCGGAACTCAAGGTCAGTGGTGCTGATGGTGCTGACTTCGCCTTGAAGGGGCTGAATGTCCGTACCGAAAGCAGAGGAAGCGCCACTACGTTCGACAGCATGGTCTCCTACGGTATCAAGGCCCTGACTGTTGGCGGAAAGGACATTGAGGACATCAAGCTCAACCTCACATTGAAGAACCTTGACCGTAGCGCCCTGGTCAAACTCAATGAGGCGACCCGCGGTGGCAAGACGCTGAGTGACCGCACTATCGACGGCATTGTCAGCGAAATGCTAGGAGCCAAGCCCGCTCTGGTTCTTGATCGGCTCTCCGTGGGAACTGGACAGGACGAAGTGCGCTTGAACGGGCTGATCGGCATGAAGGCGCCTGCGGGCACAGACTGGACGCGTGTGAGCGAAAATCCTGAACTGTTGATGGGCCTTCTGCACGTCAAAGTGCACGGCGAGGCGGAAAGGGCCGCCCTTATTGACCTGCTGAGTACGGTTGCGCCCAGCCCGGAAATGGCCCCTGAACTGATCAACATGGGCGAGAAGAGCGGCATGCTTATCAAAGAAGGAAGCCGGATCGTCACGGACGTCTCGCTCAGTGAGCATGGCCTGATGGTCAACGGTCAACCTCTTCAGTAA